In a genomic window of Quercus lobata isolate SW786 chromosome 4, ValleyOak3.0 Primary Assembly, whole genome shotgun sequence:
- the LOC115985244 gene encoding secreted RxLR effector protein 161-like, whose amino-acid sequence MSYTVTAVIDESVVVDENPSDRELFESTENVLLLDKVKILELELSVARKQTIRSVDITLYRSMIGCLLYLTANCPDIAFSVGVCSRFQSNHKVSHLNTVKRIIKYVSGTCDYELFYSKESNLSLVGFSDSDWVGNADDKKSTIGGCFYVGANLVAWMSKKQNSVSLSIA is encoded by the exons ATGTCCTATACTG TTACTGCTGTAattgatgaaagtgttgtggtTGATGAGAACCCTTCTGATAGGGAACTCTTTGAGAGT actgagaatGTGTTATTACTtgataaagtgaaaattttggaacttgaattatctgttgctagaaAACAAACAATTAGGTCTGTTGATATTACattatatagaagcatgattgGTTGTCTTTTGTATTTAACTGCAAATTGTCCAGATATTGCTTTCAGTGTTGGTGTATGCtctagatttcaatctaatcaTAAGGTTTCACATCTGAATACTgttaaaagaatcataaaatatgttagtggaacttgtgattatgAATTATTCTATAGCAAAGAGTCAAATTTGTCTCTTGTTGGTTTTTCTGATTCAGATTGGGTCGGCAATGCTGATGATAAAAAAAGCACCATtggtgggtgtttttatgtaGGAGCAAATCTGGttgcttggatgagtaaaaagcaaaattctgtCTCTCTGTCTATTGCATAA